Proteins from one Ricinus communis isolate WT05 ecotype wild-type chromosome 9, ASM1957865v1, whole genome shotgun sequence genomic window:
- the LOC8262412 gene encoding zinc finger CCCH domain-containing protein 34: MDRYGRTQEGSQSDPSPEWTGPGPETVLEEGDWQLGLGEVEPGYPERPEEADCIYYLRTGFCGYGSRCRFNHPRDRGAVLGAARAGAAEFPERVGQPVCQYYMRTGTCKFGASCKYHHPKQGGGSANPVSLNYYGYPLRPGEKECTYYVKTGQCKFGVTCKFHHPQPANLQIQAQSPALQVAPVPAPVPASALYPNVQSPSVPSTQQYGLVVARPPLLPGSYVQGPYGPMLVSPGVVPYPSWSPYPGPISPVASPSTQLGVGSGVYGITQLSPSAPAYTGGYQAMPSSSNQKEQPSFPERPGQPECQYYMKTGDCKFGSSCKYHHPPELIAPKTNVVLSPMGLPLRPGAPHCTHYTQRGQCKFGPACKFDHPMGSLSYSPSASSLSDMPVAPYPVGSSMGTLAPSSSSSELRPELVSGSSKDSSSTRMSSSMSTTSGMVGSIFSKSGTVHHSGAQLSSQSSGLSTGSSSSSSTSIEAHTSS; this comes from the exons ATGGACCGGTACGGTCGGACACAAGAGGGCTCGCAGTCCGATCCGTCACCGGAATGGACAGGGCCCGGACCTGAAACCGTTCTTGAAG AGGGTGATTGGCAACTGGGATTAGGAGAAGTAGAACCCGGGTACCCTGAAAGACCTGAAGAAGCcgattgtatttattatttaaggaCGGGGTTTTGCGGGTACGGGTCGAGGTGTCGGTTCAACCACCCGCGTGACCGTGGCGCG GTGTTGGGTGCTGCAAGAGCTGGTGCTGCTGAGTTTCCAGAGCGAGTTGGCCAGCCTGTATGCCAG TATTATATGCGCACAGGGACATGCAAATTTGGTGCTTCCTGCAAGTACCACCACCCTAAACAGGGAGGTGGTTCTGCTAATCCTGTATCACTAAATTATTATGGTTATCCATTACGGCCG GGTGAGAAAGAATGTACATATTATGTAAAAACAGGGCAATGTAAATTTGGTGTAACATGTAAATTTCATCATCCTCAACCAGctaatttgcaaattcaagcACAATCACCAGCTCTGCAAGTTGCACCTGTGCCTGCTCCAGTGCCTGCTTCTGCATTATATCCCAATGTGCAGTCTCCATCTGTTCCTTCTACTCAACAGTATGGGTTAGTAGTTGCGAGGCCTCCTCTGCTGCCAGGCTCATATGTACAAGGTCCATATGGTCCAATGCTAGTTTCCCCTGGTGTAGTTCCCTATCCAAGTTGGAGTCCCTATCCG GGACCTATAAGTCCTGTTGCATCTCCTAGTACTCAGCTGGGAGTTGGATCGGGTGTATATGGAATAACCCAGCTATCTCCTTCAGCACCCGCTTATACAGGAGGTTATCAAGCCATGCCTTCAAGCAGCAATCAGAAGGAACAACCATCATTTCCAGAGAGACCTGGTCAACCAGAATGCCAGTATTACATGAAAACTGGCGACTGTAAATTTGGATCGTCATGTAAATATCATCATCCACCAGAATTGATTGCACCAAAAACAAATGTTGTTCTTAGCCCCATGGGTCTTCCACTACGACCA GGTGCACCACATTGTACTCACTATACGCAACGGGGACAGTGCAAGTTTGGACCTGCATGCAAATTTGATCATCCAATGGGATCATTGAGTTACAGTCCATCTGCATCTTCTCTGTCTGATATGCCTGTTGCACCTTACCCTGTGGGCTCTTCAATGGGTACTCTAGCCCCATCATCCTCATCATCTGAATTGCGGCCTGAACTTGTTTCAGGTTCAAGCAAGGACTCCAGTTCAACCAGGATGTCTTCATCAATGAGCACAACTAGTGGAATGGTGGGCTCGATATTTTCAAAGAGTGGCACTGTCCACCATTCTGGTGCGCAACTGTCTAGCCAGAGTTCTGGCCTTTCAACtggcagcagcagcagcagcagcacaAGCATAGAGGCACACACCTCAAGCTAA
- the LOC8262411 gene encoding ethylene-responsive transcription factor ERF086 produces MSTSKTLDKPLFEPVNIHGGIALIQRNTSPSQNGERRGRRKQPEPGRFLGVRRRPWGRYAAEIRDPTTKERHWLGTFDTAQEAALAYDRAALSMKGTQARTNFIYTDNGSFHSLLTPFDVQAFFPPPQFLTSNVQGNKQQQQQPINQNISPVNNLETRHQNETLNQSSSDRSGAETSTDQSAYDHNSFFFSKDDYSNSGYLGCIVPDNCLKPPSDPPSYTNSTSNESKSPKDQNFISIADQSHLNNYAFPQDTTSASTKPLNYPANFPCFDDISNGIIWGDQQQPWELSSDDLSAIINYNPLMVGDVCMEALHPSISNPSYGSVSQAAATTSSSVSCSPSYPYYGDSAVDFGYSLF; encoded by the coding sequence ATGTCCACCTCAAAAACCTTAGACAAACCCTTATTTGAACCAGTTAATATACATGGTGGTATTGCACTAATTCAAAGAAACACTTCCCCATCTCAGAATGGtgaaagaagaggaagaagaaagcaaCCAGAACCAGGGAGATTCCTTGGAGTAAGAAGGAGACCTTGGGGTAGGTATGCTGCTGAAATTAGAGACCCTACAACTAAAGAAAGGCATTGGCTTGGTACATTTGATACTGCTCAAGAAGCAGCTCTTGCTTATGATAGGGCTGCCCTTTCGATGAAAGGTACCCAAGCAAGAACAAACTTTATATACACTGATAATGGTTCCTTTCACTCTCTTCTCACCCCATTTGACGTTCAAGCTTTCTTTCCACCACCTCAGTTTCTTACTAGCAATGTTCAAGGTAATAAACAACAGCAACAGCAGCCCATTAACCAAAACATTAGTCCTGTCAATAATCTCGAGACTCGTCATCAGAATGAGACTCTCAACCAATCAAGTAGTGACAGGAGTGGTGCTGAAACTTCAACTGATCAATCAGCATATGATCATAAcagtttcttcttttctaaGGATGATTATTCTAACTCAGGCTACTTAGGCTGCATTGTTCCTGATAACTGCCTAAAACCACCTTCCGATCCCCCAAGTTATACAAACTCCACTTCTAACGAGTCCAAATCTCCAAAAGATCAAAACTTTATCTCCATTGCTGACCAATcacatttaaataattatgcatTTCCTCAAGATACTACAAGTGCATCAACTAAACCGCTTAACTATCCTGCAAACTTTCCCTGCTTTGACGACATCAGCAATGGAATAATATGGGGAGACCAGCAGCAGCCGTGGGAGTTGAGTTCGGATGACCTTTCGgcaattatcaattataacCCATTAATGGTAGGAGATGTGTGCATGGAAGCTTTGCATCCTAGTATTAGTAATCCTAGCTATGGTTCAGTGTCTCAAGCTGCCGCGACCACTTCGTCATCAGTATCTTGCTCTCCATCATATCCTTATTATGGCGACAGTGCAGTAGACTTTGGCTATTCACTCTTTTGA